The following are encoded together in the Bombus pyrosoma isolate SC7728 linkage group LG17, ASM1482585v1, whole genome shotgun sequence genome:
- the LOC122577023 gene encoding katanin p60 ATPase-containing subunit A-like 1 isoform X1 produces the protein MRMIDANDAAEKFIYVYMHFKKIMAVSINEICENTKLAREMALTGNYDTSGVYYQGVVQQIHRLLASIADVTRKAKWQLVQHQIVQEFEKVKATSNTLQLFKVDTHGERLLGTSCLSFEEPTRDPTLWTYNNSDSSWNQTPARDPDVWPPLTPAEQKNIRPLKNQPKQQQNRTNVRRSVTTGKRPDAKIAKKDERKTSRKDDINKEKLETEKVDVEVEERKFEPSGNDRDLVDLLERDIVQKNPNIHWDDIADLHEAKRLLEEAVVLPMWMPDFFKGIRRPWKGVLMVGPPGTGKTMLAKAVATECGTTFFNVSSSTLTSKYRGESEKLVRLLFEMARFYAPSTIFIDEIDSLCSRRGSESEHEASRRVKSELLVQMDGISSNSEDPSKVVMVLAATNFPWDIDEALRRRLEKRIYIPLPNREGREALLKINLREVKVDLSVDLADIAKKLEGYSGADITNVCRDASMMSMRKKIAGLKPDQIRQLPKEELDLPVSAADFDEAVERCNKSVSQEDLEKYEKWMSEFGSS, from the exons gttcatatatgtatatatgcattttaaaaaaatcatggCAGTTTCAATCAatgaaatttgtgaaaatacCAAACTGGCTCGTGAAATGGCTTTGACTGGAAACTATGATACATCTGGAGTTTATTACCAAGGTGTTGTTCAACAGATTCATCGGTTACTTGCAAGCATTGCAGATGTCACACGGAAAGCTAAATGGCAACTTGTGCAACATCAAATTGTtcaagaatttgaaaaagtgAAAGCAACTTCAAATACCTTACAACTTTTTAAAGTCGATACACATGGAGAAAGATTACTGG GTACTTCATGTTTATCATTTGAGGAGCCAACAAGAGATCCAACTTTATGGACCTATAATAATTCAGATAGTTCATGGAATCAAACACCAGCAAGAGATCCAGATGTATGGCCACCTTTGACACCTGCTGagcaaaa AAATATTAGACCACTGAAAAATCAACCAAAGCAACAACAAAATCGGACAAATGTACGAAGATCTGTAACTACTGGGAAAAGACCAGATGCCAAAATTGCTAAGAAAGATGAGAGAAAAACATCAAGAAAGGATGACATAAACAAA gaaaaattggaaactgAAAAAGTAGATGTAGAAGTAGAGGAACGCAAATTTGAACCATCTGGAAATGATAGAGATTTGGTTGATTTATTAg AAAGAGATATTGTTCAAAAAAATCCAAATATTCATTGGGACGATATAGCTGACTTGCATGAAGCAAAACGATTGTTAGAAGAAGCTGTTGTTCTTCCAATGTGGATGCCAGATTTCTTTAAG GGAATTCGTCGCCCTTGGAAAGGAGTACTTATGGTTGGTCCACCAGGAACTGGAAAAACAATGTTAGCAAAAGCAGTAGCCACTGAATGTggaacaacattttttaatgtatcatCTTCCACTCTAACTTCAAAGTATAGGGGAGAATCTGAAAAACTTGTTCGTCTACTTTTTGAAATG GCCAGATTTTATGCACCTAGCACAATCTTCATTGACGAAATTGACTCTCTATGCTCTAGAAGAGGATCTGAGTCTGAACATGAAGCTTCACGACGAGTAAAATCTGAACTTCTGGTACAAATGGATGGTATAAGTTCCAATAG TGAAGATCCAAGTAAAGTTGTAATGGTATTAGCAGCAACAAATTTTCCATGGGATATTGATGAAGCTCTTCGAAGACGATTGGAAAAGCGCATTTATATTCCGTTGCCAAATC GTGAAGGTAGAGAAGCACTGTTAAAAATTAACCTACGAGAAGTAAAAGTAGATTTATCTGTAGATTTAGCAGATATTGCAAAAAAATTAGAAGGTTACTCTGGAGCAGATATTACAAACGTTTGCAg AGATGCGTCCATGATGTCGATGCGGAAAAAAATTGCAGGCTTGAAACCTGATCAAATTAGACAATTACCAAAAGAAGAACTAGATTTACCTGTATCTGCTGCAGATTTTGATGAAGCTGTTGAAAGGTGTAATAAGAGTGTTTCTCAAGAAGatctagaaaaatatgaaaagtgGATGAGTGAATTTGGTTCATCCTGA
- the LOC122577023 gene encoding katanin p60 ATPase-containing subunit A-like 1 isoform X3: protein MYLLFIYVYMHFKKIMAVSINEICENTKLAREMALTGNYDTSGVYYQGVVQQIHRLLASIADVTRKAKWQLVQHQIVQEFEKVKATSNTLQLFKVDTHGERLLGTSCLSFEEPTRDPTLWTYNNSDSSWNQTPARDPDVWPPLTPAEQKNIRPLKNQPKQQQNRTNVRRSVTTGKRPDAKIAKKDERKTSRKDDINKEKLETEKVDVEVEERKFEPSGNDRDLVDLLERDIVQKNPNIHWDDIADLHEAKRLLEEAVVLPMWMPDFFKGIRRPWKGVLMVGPPGTGKTMLAKAVATECGTTFFNVSSSTLTSKYRGESEKLVRLLFEMARFYAPSTIFIDEIDSLCSRRGSESEHEASRRVKSELLVQMDGISSNSEDPSKVVMVLAATNFPWDIDEALRRRLEKRIYIPLPNREGREALLKINLREVKVDLSVDLADIAKKLEGYSGADITNVCRDASMMSMRKKIAGLKPDQIRQLPKEELDLPVSAADFDEAVERCNKSVSQEDLEKYEKWMSEFGSS, encoded by the exons atgtatttatt gttcatatatgtatatatgcattttaaaaaaatcatggCAGTTTCAATCAatgaaatttgtgaaaatacCAAACTGGCTCGTGAAATGGCTTTGACTGGAAACTATGATACATCTGGAGTTTATTACCAAGGTGTTGTTCAACAGATTCATCGGTTACTTGCAAGCATTGCAGATGTCACACGGAAAGCTAAATGGCAACTTGTGCAACATCAAATTGTtcaagaatttgaaaaagtgAAAGCAACTTCAAATACCTTACAACTTTTTAAAGTCGATACACATGGAGAAAGATTACTGG GTACTTCATGTTTATCATTTGAGGAGCCAACAAGAGATCCAACTTTATGGACCTATAATAATTCAGATAGTTCATGGAATCAAACACCAGCAAGAGATCCAGATGTATGGCCACCTTTGACACCTGCTGagcaaaa AAATATTAGACCACTGAAAAATCAACCAAAGCAACAACAAAATCGGACAAATGTACGAAGATCTGTAACTACTGGGAAAAGACCAGATGCCAAAATTGCTAAGAAAGATGAGAGAAAAACATCAAGAAAGGATGACATAAACAAA gaaaaattggaaactgAAAAAGTAGATGTAGAAGTAGAGGAACGCAAATTTGAACCATCTGGAAATGATAGAGATTTGGTTGATTTATTAg AAAGAGATATTGTTCAAAAAAATCCAAATATTCATTGGGACGATATAGCTGACTTGCATGAAGCAAAACGATTGTTAGAAGAAGCTGTTGTTCTTCCAATGTGGATGCCAGATTTCTTTAAG GGAATTCGTCGCCCTTGGAAAGGAGTACTTATGGTTGGTCCACCAGGAACTGGAAAAACAATGTTAGCAAAAGCAGTAGCCACTGAATGTggaacaacattttttaatgtatcatCTTCCACTCTAACTTCAAAGTATAGGGGAGAATCTGAAAAACTTGTTCGTCTACTTTTTGAAATG GCCAGATTTTATGCACCTAGCACAATCTTCATTGACGAAATTGACTCTCTATGCTCTAGAAGAGGATCTGAGTCTGAACATGAAGCTTCACGACGAGTAAAATCTGAACTTCTGGTACAAATGGATGGTATAAGTTCCAATAG TGAAGATCCAAGTAAAGTTGTAATGGTATTAGCAGCAACAAATTTTCCATGGGATATTGATGAAGCTCTTCGAAGACGATTGGAAAAGCGCATTTATATTCCGTTGCCAAATC GTGAAGGTAGAGAAGCACTGTTAAAAATTAACCTACGAGAAGTAAAAGTAGATTTATCTGTAGATTTAGCAGATATTGCAAAAAAATTAGAAGGTTACTCTGGAGCAGATATTACAAACGTTTGCAg AGATGCGTCCATGATGTCGATGCGGAAAAAAATTGCAGGCTTGAAACCTGATCAAATTAGACAATTACCAAAAGAAGAACTAGATTTACCTGTATCTGCTGCAGATTTTGATGAAGCTGTTGAAAGGTGTAATAAGAGTGTTTCTCAAGAAGatctagaaaaatatgaaaagtgGATGAGTGAATTTGGTTCATCCTGA
- the LOC122577033 gene encoding peroxynitrite isomerase THAP4-like, whose product MQDISDDCTDMRLLPMNEVLKPLAWLKGTWRTKSPGAGKYPTIQPFRYCEEMSFSSIGQPMLNYSALSWKPDEKTPMHYEVGFLKIIPDKNKVYMLLSHNFGVTTIEEGVVEDKIIKLKTTHIGRPTEGTRRPIVLELRRQFALVGDCLEHTLYMATENTKLQEHLRAVYIKKCEADP is encoded by the exons ATGCAGGACATTTCTGATGATTGTACAG ATATGAGATTATTACCAATGAATGAAGTGCTCAAACCACTAGCTTGGTTAAAAGGAACATGGAGAACTAAAAGTCCTGGAGCTGGTAAATATCCAACAATTCAACCGTTCAGATATTGCGAAGAGATGTCTTTCTCTTCTATCGGTCAACCaatgttaaattattctgCGCTAAGTTGGAAGCCTGATGAAAAAACTCCAATGCATTATGAAGttggatttttgaaaataatacctgataaaaataaagtttatatgCTGCTGTCTCATAACTTTGGTGTAACAACAATAGAAGAAGGAGTTGTTGAagataaaatcattaaattgaAAACTACTCATATAGGAAGACCAACAGAAGGAACAAGAAGACCTATAGTACTGgag cTTCGAAGACAATTTGCTCTTGTCGGAGACTGTCTAGAACATACATTATATATGGCTACAGAAAACACAAAATTGCAAGAACATTTACGTGcagtttatattaaaaagtgtGAAGCTGACCCATGA
- the LOC122577023 gene encoding katanin p60 ATPase-containing subunit A-like 1 isoform X5, with protein sequence MECIHRLLASIADVTRKAKWQLVQHQIVQEFEKVKATSNTLQLFKVDTHGERLLGTSCLSFEEPTRDPTLWTYNNSDSSWNQTPARDPDVWPPLTPAEQKNIRPLKNQPKQQQNRTNVRRSVTTGKRPDAKIAKKDERKTSRKDDINKEKLETEKVDVEVEERKFEPSGNDRDLVDLLERDIVQKNPNIHWDDIADLHEAKRLLEEAVVLPMWMPDFFKGIRRPWKGVLMVGPPGTGKTMLAKAVATECGTTFFNVSSSTLTSKYRGESEKLVRLLFEMARFYAPSTIFIDEIDSLCSRRGSESEHEASRRVKSELLVQMDGISSNSEDPSKVVMVLAATNFPWDIDEALRRRLEKRIYIPLPNREGREALLKINLREVKVDLSVDLADIAKKLEGYSGADITNVCRDASMMSMRKKIAGLKPDQIRQLPKEELDLPVSAADFDEAVERCNKSVSQEDLEKYEKWMSEFGSS encoded by the exons ATTCATCGGTTACTTGCAAGCATTGCAGATGTCACACGGAAAGCTAAATGGCAACTTGTGCAACATCAAATTGTtcaagaatttgaaaaagtgAAAGCAACTTCAAATACCTTACAACTTTTTAAAGTCGATACACATGGAGAAAGATTACTGG GTACTTCATGTTTATCATTTGAGGAGCCAACAAGAGATCCAACTTTATGGACCTATAATAATTCAGATAGTTCATGGAATCAAACACCAGCAAGAGATCCAGATGTATGGCCACCTTTGACACCTGCTGagcaaaa AAATATTAGACCACTGAAAAATCAACCAAAGCAACAACAAAATCGGACAAATGTACGAAGATCTGTAACTACTGGGAAAAGACCAGATGCCAAAATTGCTAAGAAAGATGAGAGAAAAACATCAAGAAAGGATGACATAAACAAA gaaaaattggaaactgAAAAAGTAGATGTAGAAGTAGAGGAACGCAAATTTGAACCATCTGGAAATGATAGAGATTTGGTTGATTTATTAg AAAGAGATATTGTTCAAAAAAATCCAAATATTCATTGGGACGATATAGCTGACTTGCATGAAGCAAAACGATTGTTAGAAGAAGCTGTTGTTCTTCCAATGTGGATGCCAGATTTCTTTAAG GGAATTCGTCGCCCTTGGAAAGGAGTACTTATGGTTGGTCCACCAGGAACTGGAAAAACAATGTTAGCAAAAGCAGTAGCCACTGAATGTggaacaacattttttaatgtatcatCTTCCACTCTAACTTCAAAGTATAGGGGAGAATCTGAAAAACTTGTTCGTCTACTTTTTGAAATG GCCAGATTTTATGCACCTAGCACAATCTTCATTGACGAAATTGACTCTCTATGCTCTAGAAGAGGATCTGAGTCTGAACATGAAGCTTCACGACGAGTAAAATCTGAACTTCTGGTACAAATGGATGGTATAAGTTCCAATAG TGAAGATCCAAGTAAAGTTGTAATGGTATTAGCAGCAACAAATTTTCCATGGGATATTGATGAAGCTCTTCGAAGACGATTGGAAAAGCGCATTTATATTCCGTTGCCAAATC GTGAAGGTAGAGAAGCACTGTTAAAAATTAACCTACGAGAAGTAAAAGTAGATTTATCTGTAGATTTAGCAGATATTGCAAAAAAATTAGAAGGTTACTCTGGAGCAGATATTACAAACGTTTGCAg AGATGCGTCCATGATGTCGATGCGGAAAAAAATTGCAGGCTTGAAACCTGATCAAATTAGACAATTACCAAAAGAAGAACTAGATTTACCTGTATCTGCTGCAGATTTTGATGAAGCTGTTGAAAGGTGTAATAAGAGTGTTTCTCAAGAAGatctagaaaaatatgaaaagtgGATGAGTGAATTTGGTTCATCCTGA
- the LOC122577023 gene encoding katanin p60 ATPase-containing subunit A-like 1 isoform X4 — translation MHFKKIMAVSINEICENTKLAREMALTGNYDTSGVYYQGVVQQIHRLLASIADVTRKAKWQLVQHQIVQEFEKVKATSNTLQLFKVDTHGERLLGTSCLSFEEPTRDPTLWTYNNSDSSWNQTPARDPDVWPPLTPAEQKNIRPLKNQPKQQQNRTNVRRSVTTGKRPDAKIAKKDERKTSRKDDINKEKLETEKVDVEVEERKFEPSGNDRDLVDLLERDIVQKNPNIHWDDIADLHEAKRLLEEAVVLPMWMPDFFKGIRRPWKGVLMVGPPGTGKTMLAKAVATECGTTFFNVSSSTLTSKYRGESEKLVRLLFEMARFYAPSTIFIDEIDSLCSRRGSESEHEASRRVKSELLVQMDGISSNSEDPSKVVMVLAATNFPWDIDEALRRRLEKRIYIPLPNREGREALLKINLREVKVDLSVDLADIAKKLEGYSGADITNVCRDASMMSMRKKIAGLKPDQIRQLPKEELDLPVSAADFDEAVERCNKSVSQEDLEKYEKWMSEFGSS, via the exons atgcattttaaaaaaatcatggCAGTTTCAATCAatgaaatttgtgaaaatacCAAACTGGCTCGTGAAATGGCTTTGACTGGAAACTATGATACATCTGGAGTTTATTACCAAGGTGTTGTTCAACAGATTCATCGGTTACTTGCAAGCATTGCAGATGTCACACGGAAAGCTAAATGGCAACTTGTGCAACATCAAATTGTtcaagaatttgaaaaagtgAAAGCAACTTCAAATACCTTACAACTTTTTAAAGTCGATACACATGGAGAAAGATTACTGG GTACTTCATGTTTATCATTTGAGGAGCCAACAAGAGATCCAACTTTATGGACCTATAATAATTCAGATAGTTCATGGAATCAAACACCAGCAAGAGATCCAGATGTATGGCCACCTTTGACACCTGCTGagcaaaa AAATATTAGACCACTGAAAAATCAACCAAAGCAACAACAAAATCGGACAAATGTACGAAGATCTGTAACTACTGGGAAAAGACCAGATGCCAAAATTGCTAAGAAAGATGAGAGAAAAACATCAAGAAAGGATGACATAAACAAA gaaaaattggaaactgAAAAAGTAGATGTAGAAGTAGAGGAACGCAAATTTGAACCATCTGGAAATGATAGAGATTTGGTTGATTTATTAg AAAGAGATATTGTTCAAAAAAATCCAAATATTCATTGGGACGATATAGCTGACTTGCATGAAGCAAAACGATTGTTAGAAGAAGCTGTTGTTCTTCCAATGTGGATGCCAGATTTCTTTAAG GGAATTCGTCGCCCTTGGAAAGGAGTACTTATGGTTGGTCCACCAGGAACTGGAAAAACAATGTTAGCAAAAGCAGTAGCCACTGAATGTggaacaacattttttaatgtatcatCTTCCACTCTAACTTCAAAGTATAGGGGAGAATCTGAAAAACTTGTTCGTCTACTTTTTGAAATG GCCAGATTTTATGCACCTAGCACAATCTTCATTGACGAAATTGACTCTCTATGCTCTAGAAGAGGATCTGAGTCTGAACATGAAGCTTCACGACGAGTAAAATCTGAACTTCTGGTACAAATGGATGGTATAAGTTCCAATAG TGAAGATCCAAGTAAAGTTGTAATGGTATTAGCAGCAACAAATTTTCCATGGGATATTGATGAAGCTCTTCGAAGACGATTGGAAAAGCGCATTTATATTCCGTTGCCAAATC GTGAAGGTAGAGAAGCACTGTTAAAAATTAACCTACGAGAAGTAAAAGTAGATTTATCTGTAGATTTAGCAGATATTGCAAAAAAATTAGAAGGTTACTCTGGAGCAGATATTACAAACGTTTGCAg AGATGCGTCCATGATGTCGATGCGGAAAAAAATTGCAGGCTTGAAACCTGATCAAATTAGACAATTACCAAAAGAAGAACTAGATTTACCTGTATCTGCTGCAGATTTTGATGAAGCTGTTGAAAGGTGTAATAAGAGTGTTTCTCAAGAAGatctagaaaaatatgaaaagtgGATGAGTGAATTTGGTTCATCCTGA
- the LOC122577023 gene encoding katanin p60 ATPase-containing subunit A-like 1 isoform X2 — MRYRNKLLQIRFIYVYMHFKKIMAVSINEICENTKLAREMALTGNYDTSGVYYQGVVQQIHRLLASIADVTRKAKWQLVQHQIVQEFEKVKATSNTLQLFKVDTHGERLLGTSCLSFEEPTRDPTLWTYNNSDSSWNQTPARDPDVWPPLTPAEQKNIRPLKNQPKQQQNRTNVRRSVTTGKRPDAKIAKKDERKTSRKDDINKEKLETEKVDVEVEERKFEPSGNDRDLVDLLERDIVQKNPNIHWDDIADLHEAKRLLEEAVVLPMWMPDFFKGIRRPWKGVLMVGPPGTGKTMLAKAVATECGTTFFNVSSSTLTSKYRGESEKLVRLLFEMARFYAPSTIFIDEIDSLCSRRGSESEHEASRRVKSELLVQMDGISSNSEDPSKVVMVLAATNFPWDIDEALRRRLEKRIYIPLPNREGREALLKINLREVKVDLSVDLADIAKKLEGYSGADITNVCRDASMMSMRKKIAGLKPDQIRQLPKEELDLPVSAADFDEAVERCNKSVSQEDLEKYEKWMSEFGSS, encoded by the exons gttcatatatgtatatatgcattttaaaaaaatcatggCAGTTTCAATCAatgaaatttgtgaaaatacCAAACTGGCTCGTGAAATGGCTTTGACTGGAAACTATGATACATCTGGAGTTTATTACCAAGGTGTTGTTCAACAGATTCATCGGTTACTTGCAAGCATTGCAGATGTCACACGGAAAGCTAAATGGCAACTTGTGCAACATCAAATTGTtcaagaatttgaaaaagtgAAAGCAACTTCAAATACCTTACAACTTTTTAAAGTCGATACACATGGAGAAAGATTACTGG GTACTTCATGTTTATCATTTGAGGAGCCAACAAGAGATCCAACTTTATGGACCTATAATAATTCAGATAGTTCATGGAATCAAACACCAGCAAGAGATCCAGATGTATGGCCACCTTTGACACCTGCTGagcaaaa AAATATTAGACCACTGAAAAATCAACCAAAGCAACAACAAAATCGGACAAATGTACGAAGATCTGTAACTACTGGGAAAAGACCAGATGCCAAAATTGCTAAGAAAGATGAGAGAAAAACATCAAGAAAGGATGACATAAACAAA gaaaaattggaaactgAAAAAGTAGATGTAGAAGTAGAGGAACGCAAATTTGAACCATCTGGAAATGATAGAGATTTGGTTGATTTATTAg AAAGAGATATTGTTCAAAAAAATCCAAATATTCATTGGGACGATATAGCTGACTTGCATGAAGCAAAACGATTGTTAGAAGAAGCTGTTGTTCTTCCAATGTGGATGCCAGATTTCTTTAAG GGAATTCGTCGCCCTTGGAAAGGAGTACTTATGGTTGGTCCACCAGGAACTGGAAAAACAATGTTAGCAAAAGCAGTAGCCACTGAATGTggaacaacattttttaatgtatcatCTTCCACTCTAACTTCAAAGTATAGGGGAGAATCTGAAAAACTTGTTCGTCTACTTTTTGAAATG GCCAGATTTTATGCACCTAGCACAATCTTCATTGACGAAATTGACTCTCTATGCTCTAGAAGAGGATCTGAGTCTGAACATGAAGCTTCACGACGAGTAAAATCTGAACTTCTGGTACAAATGGATGGTATAAGTTCCAATAG TGAAGATCCAAGTAAAGTTGTAATGGTATTAGCAGCAACAAATTTTCCATGGGATATTGATGAAGCTCTTCGAAGACGATTGGAAAAGCGCATTTATATTCCGTTGCCAAATC GTGAAGGTAGAGAAGCACTGTTAAAAATTAACCTACGAGAAGTAAAAGTAGATTTATCTGTAGATTTAGCAGATATTGCAAAAAAATTAGAAGGTTACTCTGGAGCAGATATTACAAACGTTTGCAg AGATGCGTCCATGATGTCGATGCGGAAAAAAATTGCAGGCTTGAAACCTGATCAAATTAGACAATTACCAAAAGAAGAACTAGATTTACCTGTATCTGCTGCAGATTTTGATGAAGCTGTTGAAAGGTGTAATAAGAGTGTTTCTCAAGAAGatctagaaaaatatgaaaagtgGATGAGTGAATTTGGTTCATCCTGA